One window of the Triticum dicoccoides isolate Atlit2015 ecotype Zavitan chromosome 3B, WEW_v2.0, whole genome shotgun sequence genome contains the following:
- the LOC119282593 gene encoding cationic peroxidase SPC4-like: MARGAPLLAAAVIALVALGSVGAYAATEQEAAAGGGVDYLRQPPVAQGLSFDFYRHSCLRAESIVRDFVRDAVRKDIGLAAGLLRLHFHDCFVQGCDASVLLDGSATGPGEQQAPPNLTLRPSAFKAINDIRDRLERECRGAVVSCSDILALAARDSVVASGGPEYRVPLGRRDSPRFATAQDVLSGLPPPSSNVPSLLDVLGKIGLDATDLVALSGGHTVGLGHCTSFDDRLFPRPDPTMSPDFLGRLKRTCPAKGTDARTVLDVRTPNVFDNKYYVNLVNREGLFVSDQDLFINATTRPIVERFARSQNDFFDQFGVSMVKMGQIKVLTGDQGQVRRNCSARNPGTADGLPWSSLVQTVVDATVESLGF, translated from the exons ATGGCTCGTGGCGCCCCTCTTCTTGCAGCAGCAGTGATAGCTCTGGTGGCCCTTGGGTCTGTAGGGGCGTATGCAGCGACAGAGCAGGAGGCCGCCGCCGGCGGAGGGGTGGACTACTTGAGGCAGCCTCCGGTGGCGCAGGGCCTGTCGTTCGACTTCTACCGCCACAGCTGCCTCCGGGCAGAGTCCATCGTGCGTGACTTCGTCCGGGACGCCGTCAGGAAAGACATCGGCCTGGCCGCCGGCCTGCTTCGCCTCCACTTCCACGATTGCTTCGTGCAG GGCTGCGACGCGTCGGTGCTTCTGGACGGGTCGGCGACGGGGCCGGGGGAGCAGCAGGCGCCGCCCAACCTCACGCTGCGCCCGTCCGCCTTCAAGGCCATCAACGACATCCGCGACCGGCTGGAGCGCGAGTGCCGCGGCGCCGTCGTCTCCTGCTCCGACATCCTCGCTCTCGCCGCCCGCGACTCCGTGGTCGCCTCGGGTGGGCCGGAGTACCGCGTGCCACTCGGCCGCCGCGACAGCCCCCGCTTTGCCACGGCGCAGGACGTGCTCTCCGGCCTTCCCCCGCCGTCATCGAACGTGCCGTCCCTCCTCGACGTGCTCGGCAAGATTGGGCTCGACgccaccgacctcgtcgcgctgtcCGGCGGGCACACCGTGGGGCTCGGGCACTGCACCTCCTTCGACGACCGCCTCTTCCCGCGCCCTGACCCCACCATGAGCCCGGACTTCCTTGGCAGGCTGAAACGAACGTGCCCGGCCAAGGGCACCGACGCGCGCACCGTGCTGGACGTGCGCACCCCCAACGTGTTCGACAACAAGTACTACGTGAACCTGGTGAACCGGGAGGGGCTCTTCGTGTCCGACCAGGACCTATTCATCAACGCCACCACCCGGCCCATCGTGGAGCGTTTCGCGCGCAGCCAGAACGACTTCTTCGACCAGTTTGGCGTGTCCATGGTCAAGATGGGCCAGATCaaggtgctcaccggcgaccagggCCAGGTCCGCCGCAACTGCTCCGCCCGCAACCCCGGCACTGCCGACGGCCTCCCGTGGTCGTCCCTGGTGCAGACCGTCGTCGACGCCACCGTGGAGAGCCTCGGTTTCTAA
- the LOC119282594 gene encoding cationic peroxidase SPC4-like, translating into MVCAWTASAPLLAAAAVAAVAVACSLSLGSGARAAEQEAAGAGGDDLRLRQPPITRGLSFDFYKRSCPRAESIVRDFVRHAVRKDVRLAAGLLRLHFHDCFVQGCDASMLLDGSATGPGEKQAPPNLTLRPSAFKAINDIRDRLERECRGAVVSCSDILALAARDSVVATGGPEYRVPLGRRDSARFATQQDVLSGLPAPTSAVPSLLDVFHSHSPDLDATDLVALSGGHTVGLGHCASFEGRLFPRPDPTMSPDFLGRLRRTCPAKGTDARTALDVRTPDLFDNKYYVNLVNREGLFVSDQDLFTNDATRPFVERFARSQRYFFSQFGVSMVKMGQIRVLTGDQGQVRRNCSARNPGTAADGLEWSSLVQTVVDAAPESLGF; encoded by the exons ATGGTTTGTGCCTGGACGGCCAGTGCTCCTCTGCTCgccgcagcagcagtagcag CGGTGGCAGTGGCCTGCTCGCTGTCGCTGGGGTCTGGGGCTCGTGCGGCAGAGCAGGaggccgccggcgccggcggggaCGACTTGAGGTTGAGGCAGCCTCCGATCACGCGCGGCCTGTCCTTCGACTTCTACAAGCGGAGCTGCCCCAGGGCGGAATCCATCGTGCGCGACTTCGTCCGGCACGCCGTCCGCAAGGACGtccgcctcgccgccggcctcctccgcctccaCTTCCACGACTGCTTCGTGCAG GGCTGCGACGCGTCGATGCTGCTCGACGGGTCGGCCACGGGGCCGGGGGAGAAGCAGGCGCCGCCCAACCTCACGCTCCGCCCGTCCGCCTTCAAGGCCATCAACGACATCCGGGACCGGCTGGAGCGCGAGTGCCGCGGCGCCGTCGTCTCCTGCTCCGACATCCTGGCGCTCGCCGCGCGCGACTCCGTGGTCGCCACGGGCGGGCCCGAGTACCGCGTGCCGCTCGGCCGCCGCGACAGCGCGCGGTTCGCCACGCAGCAGGACGTGCTATCCGGCCTCCCCGCGCCCACCTCCGCCGTGCCGTCCCTCCTCGACGTGTTCCACAGCCACAGccccgacctcgacgccaccgacctcgtcgcgctctcCGGCGGGCACACCGTGGGGCTCGGGCACTGCGCCTCCTTCGAGGGCCGCCTTTTCCCGCGCCCCGACCCGACCATGAGCCCCGACTTCCTCGGCAGGCTGAGGCGGACGTGCCCGGCCAAGGGCACCGACGCGCGCACCGCGCTGGACGTGCGCACGCCCGACCTGTTCGACAACAAGTACTACGTCAACCTGGTGAACCGGGAGGGGCTCTTCGTGTCGGACCAGGACCTCTTCACCAACGACGCCACCCGGCCCTTCGTGGAGCGCTTCGCGCGCAGCCAGCGCTACTTCTTCAGCCAGTTCGGCGTGTCCATGGTGAAGATGGGCCAGATCagggtgctcaccggcgaccagggCCAGGTCCGCCGCAACTGCTCCGCCCGCAACCCCGGCACCGCCGCCGACGGCCTCGAGTGGTCGTCCCTGGTGCAGACCGTCGTGGACGCCGCTCCGGAGAGCCTCGGTTTCTAG
- the LOC119278831 gene encoding thioredoxin Y, chloroplastic-like, with translation MAAFTTTTAAAPAAPAAYAVACSPAPSPSQWAPTRRSPPAVGLRRAAAPPRRGAALLVKAKKETFSTFEELLEKSEKPLLVDFYATWCGPCQYMVPILQEVHEKMSDKINIVKIDTEKYTSIANKYKIEALPTFIIFKNGEPCYRFEGALPADQLILQIESALEAPK, from the exons ATGGCGGccttcaccaccaccaccgccgccgcccccgccgcccctgCCGCCTACGCCGTCGCCTGCTCGCCCGCACCGAGCCCCTCGCAGTGGGCACCAACCCGCCGCTCGCCGCCGGCCGTCGGGCTCCGGCGAgcggccgcgccgcctcgccggggAGCCGCGCTCCTG GTCAAAGCTAAGAAGGAAACATTTTCTACCTTCGAGGAGTTATTGGAGAAGTCTGAAAAGCCTTTACTGGTCGACTTCTATGCAACTTG GTGTGGTCCGTGCCAATACATGGTTCCCATACTTCAAGAAGTGCATGAGAAGATGAGTGACAAGATTAACATTGTGAAAATTGATACAGAGAAATATACAAGCATTGCAAATAAGTATAAAATTGAAGCATTACCAACTTTCATTATCTTCAAGAACGGGGAACCTTGTTATCGCTTT GAGGGAGCGTTGCCTGCTGACCAGCTAATCCTGCAGATTGAGAGTGCTTTAGAAGCTCCAAAGTAG